The nucleotide sequence CTGACTCAATGTCCTCCTCAGTTATATCCTGCACAAACCAGACAAGTAAATTATGATTCACAAtttggaagaaaaaaaagaagacattTTTAAACCTGTAAGCTCAGCCATGACATTGTGAACTTATTTCACAGGCATAGAGCACTCACCAAATCCTCAGACAAGGAAACACGACAAAGCTCTGAAAAGAATGACGCAAACAAAAATTGTCAACATTAACCATGAAAGGGCTGGACAAAATCTATCGCACAGCATTTCGAATTAAGGCCATGTCTGTAGAATGCAGAATTGCAATTGTCTGTGACTCCTAACCTTCTGCTTCCTGTAGTTTGTTCATAGCCTCCGTGAGTTGGCCTTGACCAATTAGAGTACAGGCAGCGTTGTAGCTCAGCTCATATGTAGTCTCTGACAGGCCAAGATCATCCTGCAAAAACAGGATGGAATTAAATGTATTATTCAGTGTTAAATTGAGACTCAGGGAAGATGGCTTCAATAACCAAGTGTCTCAGAAGATCAGTACGAATAGAAGTCTGTTCTAATTGGGTGCAGAAAACCCACCGGAGAAGCCTTCTCCCATGTGCTCATAGCAGCCACCACGGCTGAGAGgtttgtcttcctctcctcttcgtATTCATCCTGGGAGTTCCTGATCAGGTCCGTGTAGACAGCCTTGCACTCGTCATAGCGCTCCATACGGTACAGCTATGGTGAGAACAAAGGAGAGGTCAGGGATCAGTACATTGGGCCAGTTTACTGTGGCTGGCAGGATCATCCACTGAAGGGTAGACAGGCAAGCAGTGCAAACAACATCTAACGTCATTTCTTATTTTCATAAAGTCTTACCACTTGACCATAGAGTTCTTTGAGCTTGTCTGTTTGTTCTGAAACACCTTCAATGGTCTTCAGAGCACTTTCAACTCTGTTCAACCGGTACTCACAGTAGGCCTTTTCAAACACAATGAGTTCACTGAGGTAGCacaaagaaagtgttaaacattgACCTAAGGGTACAGCCAGGAGTTTCTCAAACCAGACCAAGAATTTATAGATTTTGCATTACTACAAGATTATCACTATATAACATTATGTTAAAGTCACAAGTCATATTCAACATACCTGCCAAGTATTTTTGAATATGTGTTCATGacattcagtgcctctttgaagCTACCATTTTGCAGCAGGCATACTATTTTACAGTGAAGGGCTGTCACATCTTCCTTGACTTCATGCAAAACTGTGGAAGAAATGAATAATTGAGGTTAAAAGGGGCAAACTGCAGTTAACAGTAACAAAGCATACACTCCACCACTGTTTTAGTAGAGTTTaatgatggggctggagaaatgtaacctgtcaaattcatagacagagctacaaATGCTAAGACTCACCATCCATGAGATAAAAATGATCATTTCAACCATgttgaggttatatactgtacaatgttggtttacaattacattgttgacaaacattggagtaaaacaagcttatattgtgGGTTCTGATGATGTATGACAGTTGAGCTGAGTTCGTAGTTTGAGGCATGTATACGTTCTATTCAAGAATTACTGAGTGTATATAATTAATCTAAAagtatttataaaaaataaaaagtaatgtaGCAATCGCAGATTGGCCCTTAGTGTAATTACATGCAAAAGTATAATTTTCCTTCAGGTCAGTCACCACCAACGATAACTGAATCAAATCTCAATTTACGGTGTGCAATAGAGAACTCAATAATGTTCCAATGGAGGTGCAAATCTGTGAATCACACTTCCCAGCAGAGACAAGGCTGCTAGCTACAGGATAGCTAGAGTAAAACAGTGtagttgctagctagccagctaactagccagccagctaattgGGACACGTCACTGTGTTTACAACTCAGATGTGACTGACAATTTTGAAATATTATCCCTAAGAGTAAAAACATGCTATTACTGTTCTCAATAAAAATCTACACTATGTTCCGATCATTGGGGGGAAAATTCTAATTTAACAAAAGCTACCTAATTAGTGATTAGCTTGATTACAGCtgcatatttatttttttagctaAGAGTTGTAACTTAACGTTAGCTCGCTAGCCAGCTGGATAGTAATCATTCAGCCCTCAAACAACACAGATCATCTATTCAGATTTGACAGCTACAAACATGTGAACAAGAGTAAAACCCTACTTTTGTTGACAGCTTTGATGGCCCGAGTAAAATCTCCATTCTGTCCACAACGATTCACTTCTGTCCACAGCGAAGCAACTGTGCCTCCACCACTCGCCATCTTTCACTCCATGCAGACTGCCAGCGGAGGCAAATTATGTTTCTTCCGGATTGATAGAATCACAAAAACGGCTAAATAAAAAAAGTGAAGAACCCGCATGCATTTAAAAAGACAAACATCATAATTAGCAAAGGTATTTGGGTTTCAGCATACACATTGATTAGTCAGATGATCTATTTTATATGTTCTTCTGACTGATGGGATTCCGCGCATGCGTGTTGCTAAATACAGACACAGCTCTGTGGGTGAAATCGAATTCACGGACTGTTTGATGCAGTACTAGTTAAGGGTGTATTGTTGTCGTGGACTGTGTGACGAGTTTATGTCCTGCAGAAATGGCCGGGATTAAAGGTGAGGAAGTTGCTGTCTTACTTTTAAATAATACATTAATTGGATTACAACAAATGTAGTCAATCAAACATAGCGAGCCAACTAGCTATGCTTTGACATGGTGTGCTGCTACCCAACTCCCTTAGCTAGCCAACTAATTTGATGTCGGTTTATTATCTGCTAGCTATGTAACGTTAGATAAATAACTAGCTAATTATATAACGTCAACTAGCAAGGACGTTAACTAGGcacggtagctagctagctaataacttGATTGGTGTTCTAGTTAGTAACGctttagctagctacagttaaCATTAGGTAGCTAGATTAGCACCTGGCTAGTTGTGGTATTGATGATGGGCCTTTTAACTAGCTCATGATGCAATTACGAATCGATAAAATACACGTTAGAAACTAGCCTTGTCCTGCCAAACCTAATGTTGTATTGTTATGGCTAGGCAATTATGACAAGCTAAATTAGCTAACGTTAGACCTCGCTAACAAGTGCGTTGTCTCAAACCTCCTTTATCCAGTTAACCATCTAGCTAGCTAAGTCATCATGACATGCAGAAGTTTACAAATCAATGTTCTAACTAGTTAAATGAATACACTTTAATACTAGCAGCTAGCAACTTTCTAAAAAAAACATCTATGATAGCTGAAAATACTCTGCATTCCCTCAATCCATCCCAGCCAGGCCCTGAATGTGAAATCATCTGATTTGTCACATGATTATTTCCTCGTTGGAGCTACAGCTAATGCTGTAGGGTCATGGTCAGATGATCAATTATGACCTAAGGAATTAGTattacatgaacacacacacagttgcttAGTTTATTTCCCTCTCCTTTCTAGCTCTGATCAGCCTGTCCTTTGGTGGGGCTATTGGCCTCATGTTCCTGATGCTAGGATGTGCTCTTCCAGTGTATGAGTAAGTATCTCCATCATATTCATGTTTCATGCGTTAATGTCAAGTGCACAAGTACTGTataatgcctttcttgcaaggtTTTATAATATGATGCTGCCCACATCAAGTATTTTCCAAGTCATAACTGACGGGAACTTCTCTCTTCACAGTAAATACTGGCCCttgttcctcctcttcttctacaTCCTCGCCCCAATCCCTTACTGCATCTCCCGGAGAATTGTTGACGACACAGACTCGGCCAGCAACGCCTGCAAAGAGCTGGCATTATTTCTCACAACGGGCATAGTGGTTTCAGCCTTTGGCCTGCCCATCATTTTCGCAAGAGCTGATGTTGTAAGTATACATCTTGGTGATTTTACTTGTGTAGGCTAAGGGGTGTTCGACAACACTTTGTCCTCATACCTGTGCAGTAACAACATTGCGTTAGCTTTGTTGTTACAAGTAATTGCTTTCTAAATTGCATACATTTTTGGTGTTACACAAATGGAATAAGGACCATTCCTAATAGGACTGTTGGGCTACATCTTATAGGCTACCATTTGTGTAATAACAAGAAATGCTCAAATCCGTTACTAAACAACACTTAAAAAAGGGCTGTGATTTGCTCAGTCCAAACAGATTGAAAGCATGCAATGCAGAATTTTGTAACATATGTTGACTGAATTATTTATGTTTGTTGTTTACAGATTGCCTGGGGAGCATGTGCGCTTGTGTTAACAGGCAATGTAGTCATCTTCGCAACCATTCTGGGATTCTTTTTGGTCTTCGGCACAAACGACGACTTTAGTTGGCAGCAGTGGTAAAATTGGGGTGTGGGGGGGGCTAAGTCAGAATTGTTTATTACTagcattgttattattattgttatgatTGCAATTATTGTTTGTTGTTATTTATGACTGCCCGTCCATAGACACACGAAACCAGTGCAATAATCTGTTTTAACTGTCATGCGGAATGTCAGACTGACTTCAGGTGGATGTGCTGACTTTCATTTTGACTTTTATTTTTTGCTCCATGTTTGTGAGTCTTCTCCCTTCATGTACTGTACAGGCTTATTTTTTGAGTGTTGCGATAAAATATTGTTGAGATCATAAATGCCCATCTAATCTGTGCAAATGCAAAAATGTCCGCCTGGACTCAGATTGACCTTTGGAAGGGGTCTTTGGCCATCGGTTTGAGATTTTTTTTCCATTGTCTGAAGGTTAGAAGCTTTTTTTTCCTGTGACAAAGATATCTTACTGATAAAAGATATGTAACTTTGGGAGTGTGGGTGTATAGTAGTGTGCTGGTCAGTTTCGAGAGGATAGTCTCCCCCTCCAAGTGCTGACATGAAGCTGAAGCACTGGATATTTTGCATGGAGTAAAGGTTGTTTTTTGAAAAGCACATTGAAAGCTGAACGCCTGTGAGTTTCTCTCAGCTTGAAACCATTCAATATGAAGGTAGATACAGCATATATTGATATAATGCATTATCCAATGCACTGTCCCCCATTGCAGTGATCAAATTCGAATGACTAAGCTATTCACCGACATTCATTTGATACAGGCCTCTTGTGTTTGGTTGTTTAGCGTAGCGTAGCATATTCTACCCCTTTTGAAAATTGTCTAGAAGTCATTGTAACCCTGTGTCATCTTTTCTCTTTGGAATAGAGTCATCAAAAACCTTGGTCAGACAGCCCAGGATTAAGGTTACCCGGCGTGAAATGTGGCCAACTTAAGATCTAAGCTACTTATAACCCGGGTCACTAATACCGCTAGCCTTAGATTTACCAGGTATCCAAGAGACCAATTGGTTTCAATACCAGTAATTGGAAACCAAGCCTGCACTGTAGTTATATTTCACAAATAAATGTGGATGAACCCTCGTTTTTACCAAGGCATATCATGTTTTGTTCTATATTTAGTACATCTGCACTAAGATGTTCTCCCGTACTCTCCCCGAAGGAAATTAATTTGCCGTATAGGTCTAAACTACTTTTAATGTGGTCATTGTATACTTGCATTGGGTGTGCTGATATCATACATTCACTCAGTGTAGTTTGCTGTTACTTAAAGGTGTCAGAGAACTGTGTCCTGAGCTTTGAATTGTGCTGTTACATTTAACGGAACTAGTTGTAGCTAAGCAAGGTATTAAGCATCTGTCACCCTGTGTGCActggcctgtttagctgggtggAAAGGTTGCGTGTTTTAAGATAACTGCTCCATCTGCAAAATAAAAACAAAGATATCTTTGAAAAGTGGTCTCTGGAAGAGGCCCAAAAAAAAAGACTGAAATCCATCTAAAAAAATTCCAGAAGTAATCGGAAGCACCGATTTTCATCCGGTATCTCTTTCTGTCCCACTCAGATTGTGAGTAAGTTTGTCAACTTCTTATTTCCAGTCTTCCAGAGACCACAACCTCCATGAAGATGGTGATCATAATGAAAACCCTTTGGCACCTTTTGTGAGTTTAGCTGAACTTTTTAAATAATCATTGTTACCTTGATTATCAAAGGTAATGTTACAACAAATGGCCTTTGGTGTTTTTGTTATCCTTTTATGTATGGAAAGTTTAAACTTTACTTATATCAAaacaaatgataaaatatacatttGTGCCTACAGCAATGCACTGATGGCATATCTATAGTTTTTGGACATCCAGGTTAGGCTATTTATAGCATTTTGAGCCACAATTGAAGTATTATAGACTGAGTATTGCTTAGTGAAAGTTTGGGAAATGTACAAAGACTTTCAATACCATTCTATCaaacaaatgaacacacacaaactgcaTAATCAGGTCATTCCAGTCATGGGATGGGTTTGTCACTGATCTCTTTTGTGAAAGATGTGTTGTTTCACACAACGGGAAGAATATTTTATTTATTGGTATTAGAGGACGCTTTGTGTAGATGACCAATTGCCACTTTCTATCTACAACTGTTGTTTTTGAAGGCAGAGGTCAGCATGGGGGTTTTCTTTTCTAAATAAAAGCCTTTTTTGAACATCCTCTCATTGAATGAATTATGCATAAAATTCCTACAATATCAACACGTCCTAGTTGCATTTGGTATGAGCTGTTTGAAGAGACTAAATTATTGGGTTCTAACTTGACTACGAAACCTTCAGATCTCGCATCAGGATCAAACCATTGATTCTATCCAGTTGCTTTGATACGTTCTGCACTGGTGTGTGTATAAAGTAGAGAATGACATGTTCATTAACCTTCACACATGGAAGCGGGTAGTCAAGCACTAACAGGAGGAATAGCTGTGTTTTGTCTCCCCCACCTGGCAAGGAACTGATGTGAAACAAGGCCGTGCATAAGCTGTGACTTCTTAATTAAAGGCCCCAGACTCAGTGCAGTGATGTCCCCATTGTTGTGCTCAAATTAGCATCAGAACTGTAAATGGATCAATGGTTGTTCAGATGGGTAAAACCTCACcgcctaccccccccccccccaacatgtCACTAGATAATTATACAGCAAGTTCAGTTATGGTACAAATGCAAAGCTGAGGAAATGATCTGCAGAGGAAATACTTCCTCTTTAGGAACGTTTATGGATTTTACTCCCCTGATATAAGATCCAAAATATAAATGTCAAGTAAAGAGTAAGGTACCTGTTTTAATGTTGTTTACCAGAAGGTTAGTTATGTAAGTGTGTATATAGCTCCAGGGTGTAGTTTAGATATGCATCCAAAGGTGCCTGCTAGCTACAACTTGTCCGATTGCCATGTTAGATTTCATAACATTCACAGCCTGAGGGGCACCATTTAGGTAGATTTGCATATAACTTTGGATCCTGTACAAACTAGGCCCTGAAAGGTTAAAATCGTCAATTAAATCCTTAGTATATCCAGTGACATGCACTTTTTGGGATTTTTCCAATTCCGTCTCAATGTTAAAAGTGACATAGAAATAGCAATAACACCGATAAAGGTCTAACGCTGACATGAAAACGGGAGgagtttctctctgtctttaggGTGCCACGCAACTAGAAGAAGCTAGTAAATCAGTGGCTTGTTCCTTTGCATCTGACAGTCATGGAAGCTGAACGATACAGGTGAATCACAGTAAAGGAACGAGGGAAACGGGAATGAGGAGATTTTTCAGAGCGCATAGCTACAGCGATGAAGACAACAGTCAGATCCAGTACCTGACGGCGAAGTGTAACCGCCTGACTCATGAAAAAGGTAGGTATTGGTAGTTATTGGGTCATTATGGGACTGGGAGGACTTATAGATCAACTACTTTGGATTATTTGTCTGTTGGCTATTCACTCAAAGAAGAATGCCTGTCATTGAGCAATGTACTGTACACATGTCACCATAATCAATTGCAAAATGGATAAAGTGTAGTTCTACAAGAAAAACAGCAATACACTAACAGAGTTAGCTATTCTCAGTGAGAATGATGTCATGATTTCACTGTTTCTAGTTAAGCCATATAACAGGCACCAAGGATTTTACACGTTTCAAAGTCCAAACCTACTGTACAGTGACTGAGAGAATCATTTGAATAGGTAAGGGAAAGTTGTCCTCTGATTTGGGGACAATATAGCAATTCCAGTCACAGGGCCGTTGTCTTCTTTTGGTACAGTAGTGCTGGAGAGGGAATGCATgggggccagggagagagagaggagcctgcAGAATGAGCTGGAGGCTCTGTCCACACAGCTCTGCCAACAGGAGCAGGTCAACATAGATTTGATGTTCAAACATGATCAAATGCTCGGCAGGGTCCATCATGAACAGGTACTGACGTCTTGTTTCCATCTTTTCACTGGTCAACCACAGATGGCTCTTGTCACTCTGTGAAGCTGTGTCCCTACAGTATAATTACAGTGTACGTGCTAATGTAATGTTGTGTAATGGCATGGATTAGATGTCATGCAATTTTCTACATCTTTCTAATATTCTACTTTCAATTGGCAGAATGTAGAATCTCAATGCAAAAAAACTCAATACATTCCAATGCTAGTGAAGCTAAGCAAAATTGCCTTGACACATTCCTTGTCTAAGCCTAATTCTGTTCTCACGTGTGGGCTTGCTAGCCACATTTAtctacacagtgccttgcgaaagtattcatcccccttggcatttttcctattttgctgcattaaaacctgtaatttaaatgtatttgtatttcatgtaatggacatacacaacatagtccaaattggtgaagtgaaatttaaaaaatatgggggggggggttgtaaaggcaacaaaatagaaaaaatgtcaaagggggtgaatactttcgcaagccactgtaggtg is from Oncorhynchus masou masou isolate Uvic2021 chromosome 32, UVic_Omas_1.1, whole genome shotgun sequence and encodes:
- the LOC135526458 gene encoding leptin receptor overlapping transcript-like 1 encodes the protein MAGIKALISLSFGGAIGLMFLMLGCALPVYDKYWPLFLLFFYILAPIPYCISRRIVDDTDSASNACKELALFLTTGIVVSAFGLPIIFARADVIAWGACALVLTGNVVIFATILGFFLVFGTNDDFSWQQW